ACTCATGTTCTCCGTCGAAACAAAATACCCCTGTGGGTCTGTGAGCGACGAACGCGAAAAAAATCTTCCCGTGCCCGTGTTGAAATACGAAAGCGGCAACGCGCCCAGTGCCGGAGGCGTCGCGTTCGTCGCAAAAATCATTTCGTAAAACGCATCGCTCGAATGATTTTGCTCCGCTCCGAAATCCTGCGTCGGATTCGCGTTCATGTTCGAGTAGATCAGCGAGGCAAACGCCCCTTGGGTGGTGGTCGTCGAAAGCACCGCCAGCATCGAAGGCGAAGTTTTGTGATCATAATCGCTCGTGAACGCGCCATACGAACGTGTTTGGCTATAATCCGGCGCGGTCATATAAAGCATCCCGCGCGGGAGTGATTGCAGCCAATCGAAATCCGCTCCCCAATCTTCACCCACTTCGCGAAGCGCAGTATTGACCAGCGATTCTTCCAGCACTGTATAAGGCCCGTAATTTCCCCCTTCCGGCCAGTCGCCGCCTGCCGTGCGATCATTGAGCACCGGCACTTCGTTGGTTAATTTCGCGCGCAATATCCCAAGCAGATAATCGTCCGTCGGATTGTCCCCCGCCGTCGCCAGCGCCGTCAGCGTCAGTCCCTGCAAATTTCCGCTGTAATAATTATCCGTCGGCGTGGAGACATCGAATCCCGGCCCCGGACTTCCGTTCGTCACATTGTCGGGAAAGCCCGGTGTGTTGTACCAGTTCAGCCAATTCGTCGCCACGTTCACGAGCAATGAACGCTCCGCTGGTGTGAATTGGTCATACATCCAATCATACGCCAGCATCATTTCCGCAAGGTCGTAACGGATGTTATAACCGTCGTCCCCGTCGAAGTTGCGCAACCCGTTCGCATAACCCATCGCCATGTTCGTCGTCAGCGTATGCGCCGCGCCCGCCGCCATCGCCGCCATCGCCGGGTCATCTACTTTGTGCAACTGATACGCCAGCGCGAGCGTCGGGATATAACCTTCGGGATTATAAACCTGGTCCTCGAACTCCACCGAAAGCACATCGGGAAATTCCTGAAGTCCCGCCAGGAAAAAATTCAAACCCGCCTCATAACGCTGCCGCGCAAAATCCGTCGAGGGCCGGGCTTGAATCGTCGCCAACCGCGCTGGGCTTAAATAAATCCGGGGATGCGGCATCGCTGCAATCGTGCTCGCCGCCACCGGCGTTGGCGGTTTCACAACGCTCAGATTCGGAATGGAAATATTCGTCACCGGCACATGGCTGCCATCAAAAGCGCGAATCTCCAGCGTGCCGCTCCCCGCCGGAATGGCCGCCACCGAAAACATCGGCTTGAAAAACGGAATCGGCGACCCATACGCATGCGCCTCCTCCGCCAACCCCGTTCCGCTCGGATCAATCAGCGGCAACGGCGTCCCATTCCAATAAGCTTCGATCTCGCGAATGTTCGAGTTGTACGGAATCGCAATCGCCGGTTGCACAAAATTCATCAGCCGCGGCACTTGCGCATTCGGCACACCCACGCTGAACAACGGCGTCAACGCGCCCGGACTCGCCTGCGCATCGCTCACCACCGGCGTAATAAATTCCGTCGGCGTCGTTCCGCCCGAACCGGTCAGTCCATCTGTAAACTGGCTCGGCGGAACGGGTGCCGTCACCATGATCGTCACCGGCGCTGAGGTGGAACTTCCCCCATCATTGTCCGTCGCCACAGCCGTCAACGTATGCGAACCAACCGCAAGATTCGTCACCGAGACTGAGTAAGGCTCATTATCCGCTTCGCCAATCAATCCACCATCCGCAAAAAATTCCACACTCACCACCGTGCCATCCGAATCGCCTGCCAATGCCGCCACGGTCACCTCCGCCGCTTGCGCAAAAATTTGTCCGGCACCCGGCGACGTCAAATTCACCGTCGGCAACTGGTTCGGCAAACCCACGTTCACCGTTGCCGTTCCAGTAATCGCTCCCGCCTGCGCCCGCACTTGAAACGGCCCGCCCGCCGTCGTGCCCGCCGAAAATAATCCCGTCGCATCTATCGTCCCGCCGCCTGTCACCGACCACGCGATGGTCTGTTGCGATGCCAAAGCATTCCCAAATTGATCTTCCTCCACCGCTGTAAATTGTCGCGTCGTGTTGGTCACCACTTTGGCCGACGCCGGCGAAACTGCGACTTGCGAATAAACTCCGTTCACCACCACCGCGACCGAACTCGTCGCCGTCAATCCCACCGCATTCTGCGCCACCACCTGCAACGTATAATTTCCCGCCGCGCTATAAACCGCCGTCGAATTCTTCGCCGCGTTATTTCCATTCGGCAAAAATGTCGGCGATGCCGCGACCGCCGGTTCCGAAGCCGCCGACCACGTGTAAGTCAAATTCGTTTCGCCATGCGAATCGCTTCCCAACACCGAAAGATTATTTGAAACGCCGCTCGCCACCGGATTAGGCGTGGCCGAAGCCGCCGTTGCAATTCCCGGCGGCACTCCCGGCACATACGAAATCGTCAACTTCGGCCGGTACGCCGGATTATTCGTGTACCAAGATGCGAACATCCGCACGTACACATTCGTATTTTCATTCACCAGCAGCACGCCTTGATCCGACGCCGCGCTCACCGCCCACGTTTGCACCACCGCCGGGTCCAGCGCGACCGTCATCACGTCCGCGCCGTTGCCCGCGAAATTAGTCAGCGTAAAACTTTTTCCCGCCACAATATCCGTTCCCATTCCAAACGCCCCCGGCACCGCCCAATCCGCATTCGTATCCCGATGCACAAATCCAACTCCATTCTGCAAACCTGCCGATGCCGCGCTCCAAGGCGCCAGCACGTAATACCCATTCAACGACGGCACCGTGGAATAATTCTCGAACGTCATCTGCAACGTCGCCGACTGCACACTCGCGCCCGGCGGCAAATTCAAACTATCGAACCGCAATAACACCCGCGTCTCATAATCATGATCCAGTTGCGGATCGCCGACGACATACGGCGATATGATCAACAACTCCCCGTCACTGAACGCATCATGATATTCCGTCGAACCATTGCCGCCCGTATCCACCGCGTCCTGCGTAGAAATCCCTACCTCCGATGTATTCGTATAACCATTCACTCCATCCTGAAACGTATTCGTCACCTGCGCCCGAGCCAGCGGTAGCCAAAAAAACATCGCCAGCGCCGACACTCGCGCAACCCGCCTGCTCCAGCCAGCCCAAGTCTTACCCGAGCAATAGATAAAATGGTTCATAGAATTAGGATTTCCTGTTGATCGCCTGCCAAATAAGTTCATCACAGATATATACGTCCGTCCCCAAAATCAAGACGCATCGGATTGCCCCCTTGGTTTTCGCAAAGTAATAAAAAATCCGCCGGACAGTTATATAAACCATCCGGCGGCATTTATCTGACCCGCCTCCCATAAATTAACCCTGCTCCGCCAACTCTTTTTACACCCGCCACCCCTGCCGGATGGCCCGTCCAATCCATGCGTTCAACTCGGGAATATTCGCCACCTTCATGTTCGCGGCGTCCCACTCTACTTTGCGACCGCGTCCCGCGTGCTGCGCCAGATTTCCCAAAAGCGAAAACTCCGTCAGCCGCGCGCCATATTCAAAAGGCGCCGAAGTGTCCGCGCGTCCTGCCAGGCATGTGTTGATGAAGTCTGAAAAAATATCCTTGGGTCGCGGCAAGGTTTTTGCCACCGCTGCGGCGGACTGCATTTTTTCCATCGGGACGATGTGCATCCGGTCGCCGTACGGCCCTGTATAAATGACCCCCTTCTCGCCAACGTACAATGTCCCGTCCGTATCGAATTGCTCATCGGGATATTGCTTCTGCAATTCAGCCAGCAGCGGCGGAATATTTCGCGCGCTTCCCTTCGCGGCTTTGTTCGAGCCCTGCGGCATCGCCGTGGTCGTCTGGTTCAGCCCTTCATACCAATAAACTTTCACCGCCGCCATGTCGCCGCGCGCCGGGCAATCCCACCGGATGCGGCTGCCCAGCGGATAACGCTCATCGCTTCCGCCGCGCACCTCCTCCATTTCGATGCTCAGCGGATGCTCCAATTTTAACGCCCAAAAAACGCCATCCAATATATGGCAACCCATGTTGCCAATGGAGCCGTTCCCGAAATCGTACCACCCGTGCCACTCATGCGGATGCAAGTCGGAATGAAAATCCCGGTACGGCGCCGGCCCGATCCATGCGTCCCAGTGCATCCCCGCCGGCACCGGCAAGATTGGTGGTCGCGGCCCCACCCCGCCGTTCGCGCGGTCCGTCCAGCTATGCGTCTCGGTCACTTGTCCGATGGCTCCCGACCAAATGTATTCGCACAAACGGCGATAACCCTCCATGCAATGCCCCTGATTGCCCATCTGCGTGGCCAGCTTGGGATTATCTTTCGCAAGCAGGCGAAGTCTGCGCGCATCCGCGATGTCATGGCACAATGGTTTTTCGCAATAAACATTTTTGCCAGTTTGAAGCGCGATGGTTGTGGCGGTCGCATGATGATGATTGGGCGCGGTGATAAAAACCGCATCCACATTCTTGCCAATCTTATCGAACATCTCGCGATAGTCGGTAAAGAACTGCGACTTCTCCGGGTCGAGATTGTTTTTCTTCAACCACAACTTTACCAGCCGATGCTGCCGTTCGTCCGGGTCCACGAACGCATAGGGAACCTGATGCTTGCGCCCAATCACTTCCTCGATGTGCGCCGTCCCACGCCCGCCACAACCGATCTGCACGCAATTTAATTTATCCAGATGCGATGAAGCTTGCGCATTCACGCGTGGAAGAAATCGCGCGGTGGAAACTGCCGTTGCGGCAACCGCCGCGTGTTTGATGAACGAACGCCGGTTAAGAGAATTTTTCATGTGGCTTTTATTTTAATTTGGTTTCAGAAAATTTATTGCTTCACTCACGGTTGTTTTAATTTCAAATGAAAGAAGAGATTATTTCCCGCCGGAGTGATCGTCGTTTGATTCGTGCTGTTTTGATTGACGACCGTATTCGTTATCGGTGTCCAAACGACGGGTGGCGTTAGATTCGTAGTGGACTCCATGATGAATGCGGCGTCTGGTGTCGGCCACGCCAGATTGATCGTTCCATTCGCGCCCGGCGTGGGAATCAACTTCAACGGCAGCGTCGGCGGCGCCGCCGGATTGCCATAAACCTCGAATTCCGCGAGCGTATATCCCGTGCCGCCGCCGCTCTGTATTCCTTGCATCCGCACATAACGCCCCGCCGTCGCGAGTGTGATATGATCCGTGCCGCCCAAACCGCTCGACGTTTCATAAACATTCGTCCAATTCATCGCGTCGCCGGAAATCTGGATATTATACGATTGCCCGTAAGTCGTCCCCCAAACCAATTTCACTCCCGTCAGATTTTGCACCGTCCCCAGGTCAACATAAATCCATTCATTCGCCGTTTTCGCGGAAGTCCACGCCGTGCCGCGAACACCATCCACCGCATTGCTGCCCGCGCCGCCTCCGCCCGCTGACGAAACGGTCACGGGCTGATTCAACGCAAAATTCGTCTGCCCCAAAGTAATCGCAATGCTCGTGCTCACGCCTGCGTTCAGTTGAATCACTCGCGCTTCCGGTCCCAGCGGCGATGAATCAATCGCGCCGCCGCTGACGCTCATCGAACCAATCCCGCTGCGTTCAATCAGCGTGAGGCTTTGGTCAATGTCCGATAGCAGCGTGCAATTCACCGTGCCGGCATTCATATTCCAGGCGAGGTTTTGCACCGTCACGCGATTGCGCCCTTTCACGCCGGAGATCGCACCTTGATCAAGGGTTTGTGGCAACGCGGGTAATAACTCAAGAACGCCCGGGCTCGATGCGATGAGCATTTCCATCATAATATCCGGCATGGTATTGCAAGTGTCCGTGCAAAACGGCGCGCCGTGGCTCGTGTAATGCGAGGTCGCCAGCGTGTTGAAATAAAAACCCTGTTGCAGCAGGAAAAGAATTTTGCGATTCACCGCCAGCGCGTCCTTCAACCCCGCCGCGATCAGCGCGCTATGAATCCAGCCGTGGCCCGCGTTCTCATAATTGAACGCATCTTTTTTCGCCAGCGTGATCACCGCCGCTTTGAACCAGGCCGGTGTTTTTTCGGGCGTGATTTCGGCGTAAGGCCACACCGTGAGCAGGTGGCTCGAATGCCGGTGATTATAATTATCCGCGAGTCCCGGCCAGTCCCATTCCTGCAACGCGCCATCGGAGTTGATTAGGTACGGCGGAATTTTATCCAGGATGGCCGACCATCGCTCCACACCCTGCCCCGTGCCTTGTTCGAGTCCCAGCAAATTGCAGGTCTGAATCAACGCGGACAAAGCGAACTTCGCGCCTGAAATATCAAACGTGGAATTGTTCACCAGCGAAATGCCCAATCCCGCCGGCTGGTTCTCCGGCGAAACTGAACCCGCAAAAATATAATTTCCATTCGTATCCGTCAGCGTGAGAAAATCCTCGTAAAAATTCCCCATCGGTTGCAACAGCGGGTAAAGTGTGTTCGCAAGAAAATTGGTGTCACCGGTGACGAGATAATGTTCCCAAAATGGATATAGCAGCCACGGCACTTCGCCGGTCGCATATTGATACGGATAAAATGTGCTGATGGAACCCTTGAGCCCATTTGTGCCGGGTGTATTGCCCGAAGAAATCAGGCCTCGGCAGCCCAAAAGTTTCGCCGCATTCGTCTTGAAATCATTCGCCCAATCTTCATTGATCGCAAAATAACCGGCCATCGCTTCCGGCAGATCGCCAATATTGCCGCCGCCGATTTGCAGGTTCAAATTCGCATCCATGTTGTAGGCGAAAAATCCCGTGTCGTTCACGTCCCCAGTCCAAATGCCGTACAAATCCGGCGGTGTATTTGAACTGCTGCTCGCGAGGTAATAATAACGGCCCGCATCAAACACTCGTTCCCAAAGCGCCTTGACCGCCGTGGATGAATTCGTCTGCATCGCCAGTAAAGTTTCATTCGCGCGCGCGCGGTCGGCGGTGGCCGCGTTCAGGTTGATTTTGACGCGATCAAAAATGGCTTGATGCACCGCGACATGATTCGACAGGAGCGAATTATAATCTGAAGGCAGCGCGGCCAGTTGATTTTGCAAAAGTTGCTGGCTCCATTGAAGCACCGCGTTGGTATAATATTTTGCGGTGCGCGAAAGCAGCAAAACGGAGTTCGCATTGCTGACGTTCAAAACCGTTCCATTGACCGACGCCTCGCCACCGGAAACGACCACACGCATCACACCTTCATACCCTGCCCCGCCAGTGTTTGCCGGATAGAGCACGCGCATATTGAGAAAGCCGGTGCTCGCGAGATTTGTGAAAACCATTCCTGACGGCAGGTGCATGCCCGGATCGGTCGCAAGTTGCAGCGAGCATGTCAGCGTGCCCGTGGTCGGCGCCGTGAGATATTGCACAACGACATTATCGGGCCGCGAAACGAAACTCCGCCGCAACCAGTCACCGCCCGCATCGCTCCAATTCACCGACACTTCACCGGTTTCAAAATTGCAACTGCGCGAATAATTGCTCACCACGCCGTTCGTCGGAATATTGATCAGCAATTCGAAACCCGGATGCCGATTATTTTCGCCGCCAGCCATCGCTTTCGGCGCGGATTGCGCAAGATTGTCCGCGTCCGAATAATCCCCGGCGACACAATCGCTTTTGATCGTCGCCAGGTTCGCCGCGCTGACTTGCAAAAACGAACGAAGTAAACTGTTCGTACTCGCCGCCAGGCAAAATCCGCGGTCTTCAAAAATAATCGCGTCACTAAGCGGATTGCCAAAAACCATGATGCCCATTTGTCCATTGCCCGAGAGCATGGCATTGCGCCAGTCGCTATACGTGAGCGGATAAATGTAAGAAAGGCCGGTTCGTTGCGGATTAAAGTCCGACGCCACACCGACGGTGATCGTCGCGACTTGGCTTGTCGCGGAGCCAAGCGCATTCGTCACGATCAACCGATAATCCGCCGCGTCAGCCACGGAGAGCGACGCAATATTTAAAATGTTCGTTTGCGAACCCGAGATATTACCGACGTCAGTCAGGTTCGCGAATGTTCCGTTCGTTCCCTTCTGCCATTGATAAACCAGTGGAAGCGCACCTGAAACCACCGCCGTTAATTGCGCCGCGCTTCCCACGTTCAAACTTTGCGAAACCGGTTGCTGATTAATGCCCGGCCCCAGCAAAGGCGGCGGGCCAAACGGCTGCACCGTGATCGTCCCCGAACCGCCCGCCATAAAATTGCTCGGGAAACTCACCAATAATTCGGAATAATTATGCGTTCCCGCATTCAGCAGAACGCCGTCGATATTCACCGCCGTGAAAATACAATTTTGATGCAGCATCATTACACCGCCATTGGTGAGCGTAAGTGTCCCCGCGCTATTCAAGTCATAACCCGGTTCTAAAATTGCGCCCGCTAGATTGGGAAATGCCGTTTGTGCCGTCGTCGCGCCGGGAACCGGCGAGGTCGCTTGCGGCATGTCATTCGTGTAACCCGTATAACCGGGATCCACGATGACGCTGTTTGTTCCCAGCGAACCCGGCGCCGCGCCTTGCAACCATCCGCATTGAATAATCCATTGCCCGGAAAAAGTATTCGACGAGTTGGAAATGATCTGCGGCGTCGAGATTTCGTCATTGATCAAAACCAGGTTCGCCGAACCACTCAATATCCCGGCGATATTCCATTGCCGGTTTCCCGAGTCCGTCTGGAATCCCCCGCCCGCGCCGCCTGCCGCGTCTGAAATATACGATTGGTGCGTAACCAGGATCGTCCCATTGATGACGAACGGCAAAGGTTCGCTCTCGCCTGCGTTGATAAGGCCGCCGTTGAGAATCAACCCCGGATTGCCATTCACGCCGGGAAAATTCAATACAGCGCCACTGTTGCCGCTCTTTTCGCGCAACTCGCAATTCACATCCAGCGTAAGCGAATCACCGGGAAAAGTAGACGACGCGCCGGACGGATTTCGCACGCGCGTGTTGTTCGCCGCGTTGCCAAGCCCAACGCCATTCGCGATCATGGCATAATTATTTCCCGCGACCGGAGCAAGCATCGGCCCCGAAATCACTCCGGCAATATTTGTCTGCCAGATGGCCGGTGTACTCCAATTCTGTCCCGACGCCTCGACCGTTGTGGTGGTCAGATTTGCGCTCCACGCTGCTGGAACGACAATAGCCAGGCCGGCTAAAAAAACTGCGGCGCGCAGGTTCGAATTCATCTTTCTAATATTTGGTTACTCAATCGAAAAAACGGGGCGCCAGCCGCCAAGCCGGCGCCCCTGCTCCATCTTCACTAAAAATTACGGCGAAGTGATTGAGTAGAACCGCTGTCTATCACTGCTGCTGTAAGGCACGACGATGTTGAAGTTGCCGCTCGCGTCGAACGCGCTGTTGGTCACCACGGACCAATTCATTTGCGGCAGGGTGATGTTCGTCGAGGTCAACACATGATAACTGCCCGTCGGCACGCCACTGTTGCCGGAGAGCGTGAGTTGATTTCCGCTCAACACCGAGCCTGTGATGCGCGCGGACTGCGCCGTGGCTGCCGGTCCCGTGAGCACGGTGATGCCGCCCGAACCGGTGTTGATGCTGGAACCGGTTTGCAACGGCCACGTCGCTGGGAAGCTCGCCGGGAACGAATGATTCAACTGGGCAAACGAATAAGTGCCCGGTGAAACATTCACGCCGTTCACTGTCAAGGTATGGAACGTGTCGTTCTGATGCAGGAACATCGCGCCGTTCAGCACCAATCCCGCCGACGTATCATTGATATTGTAACTCGTCTCCAATGCGCCCGTTGGCCCGACCGTGATCGAATTGGTGCCAAGCGAATTCGCGCCGCCGCCGAGCAACGCGCCCTGTTGCACATTCCATTGGCCGGTGTAAGTGTTCGCCGCGCCGCCGATCTTCAGCGCGCTCATAAAGTTAGTATCGCCTTCGTTGTAAGTGATGACCCCGCCGCCCGTGAGCTTGGAATCAACCTCGAACGGCCGCGGTCCCGGCGCGGCACTCACCGCGGTCACGAGTTGCAAGCCGTTGAACGCGCCTTGCGAATTCGGCCCCGCATAATCCGGCGAGGTCGCATTCGTATTGGCGGTGAAGGTGAACGTGATCGTGCCGCCGCCACCAACGACGATGTTCGAGAACACGACATAATCCGCTCCGAGAATGAACTCGTTCGACGTGAACGATGCCGCGCGATTGCTCGTGCTCAAGGTCATCGTCGCGGTCAAATCACTCGACACGGTGAAGATCGTTCCCCAATCGTTTTGCTGGCCGACGTCGCCG
This portion of the Verrucomicrobiia bacterium genome encodes:
- a CDS encoding glycoside hydrolase N-terminal domain-containing protein; translated protein: MNSNLRAAVFLAGLAIVVPAAWSANLTTTTVEASGQNWSTPAIWQTNIAGVISGPMLAPVAGNNYAMIANGVGLGNAANNTRVRNPSGASSTFPGDSLTLDVNCELREKSGNSGAVLNFPGVNGNPGLILNGGLINAGESEPLPFVINGTILVTHQSYISDAAGGAGGGFQTDSGNRQWNIAGILSGSANLVLINDEISTPQIISNSSNTFSGQWIIQCGWLQGAAPGSLGTNSVIVDPGYTGYTNDMPQATSPVPGATTAQTAFPNLAGAILEPGYDLNSAGTLTLTNGGVMMLHQNCIFTAVNIDGVLLNAGTHNYSELLVSFPSNFMAGGSGTITVQPFGPPPLLGPGINQQPVSQSLNVGSAAQLTAVVSGALPLVYQWQKGTNGTFANLTDVGNISGSQTNILNIASLSVADAADYRLIVTNALGSATSQVATITVGVASDFNPQRTGLSYIYPLTYSDWRNAMLSGNGQMGIMVFGNPLSDAIIFEDRGFCLAASTNSLLRSFLQVSAANLATIKSDCVAGDYSDADNLAQSAPKAMAGGENNRHPGFELLINIPTNGVVSNYSRSCNFETGEVSVNWSDAGGDWLRRSFVSRPDNVVVQYLTAPTTGTLTCSLQLATDPGMHLPSGMVFTNLASTGFLNMRVLYPANTGGAGYEGVMRVVVSGGEASVNGTVLNVSNANSVLLLSRTAKYYTNAVLQWSQQLLQNQLAALPSDYNSLLSNHVAVHQAIFDRVKINLNAATADRARANETLLAMQTNSSTAVKALWERVFDAGRYYYLASSSSNTPPDLYGIWTGDVNDTGFFAYNMDANLNLQIGGGNIGDLPEAMAGYFAINEDWANDFKTNAAKLLGCRGLISSGNTPGTNGLKGSISTFYPYQYATGEVPWLLYPFWEHYLVTGDTNFLANTLYPLLQPMGNFYEDFLTLTDTNGNYIFAGSVSPENQPAGLGISLVNNSTFDISGAKFALSALIQTCNLLGLEQGTGQGVERWSAILDKIPPYLINSDGALQEWDWPGLADNYNHRHSSHLLTVWPYAEITPEKTPAWFKAAVITLAKKDAFNYENAGHGWIHSALIAAGLKDALAVNRKILFLLQQGFYFNTLATSHYTSHGAPFCTDTCNTMPDIMMEMLIASSPGVLELLPALPQTLDQGAISGVKGRNRVTVQNLAWNMNAGTVNCTLLSDIDQSLTLIERSGIGSMSVSGGAIDSSPLGPEARVIQLNAGVSTSIAITLGQTNFALNQPVTVSSAGGGGAGSNAVDGVRGTAWTSAKTANEWIYVDLGTVQNLTGVKLVWGTTYGQSYNIQISGDAMNWTNVYETSSGLGGTDHITLATAGRYVRMQGIQSGGGTGYTLAEFEVYGNPAAPPTLPLKLIPTPGANGTINLAWPTPDAAFIMESTTNLTPPVVWTPITNTVVNQNSTNQTTITPAGNNLFFHLKLKQP
- a CDS encoding Ig-like domain-containing protein, with amino-acid sequence MNHFIYCSGKTWAGWSRRVARVSALAMFFWLPLARAQVTNTFQDGVNGYTNTSEVGISTQDAVDTGGNGSTEYHDAFSDGELLIISPYVVGDPQLDHDYETRVLLRFDSLNLPPGASVQSATLQMTFENYSTVPSLNGYYVLAPWSAASAGLQNGVGFVHRDTNADWAVPGAFGMGTDIVAGKSFTLTNFAGNGADVMTVALDPAVVQTWAVSAASDQGVLLVNENTNVYVRMFASWYTNNPAYRPKLTISYVPGVPPGIATAASATPNPVASGVSNNLSVLGSDSHGETNLTYTWSAASEPAVAASPTFLPNGNNAAKNSTAVYSAAGNYTLQVVAQNAVGLTATSSVAVVVNGVYSQVAVSPASAKVVTNTTRQFTAVEEDQFGNALASQQTIAWSVTGGGTIDATGLFSAGTTAGGPFQVRAQAGAITGTATVNVGLPNQLPTVNLTSPGAGQIFAQAAEVTVAALAGDSDGTVVSVEFFADGGLIGEADNEPYSVSVTNLAVGSHTLTAVATDNDGGSSTSAPVTIMVTAPVPPSQFTDGLTGSGGTTPTEFITPVVSDAQASPGALTPLFSVGVPNAQVPRLMNFVQPAIAIPYNSNIREIEAYWNGTPLPLIDPSGTGLAEEAHAYGSPIPFFKPMFSVAAIPAGSGTLEIRAFDGSHVPVTNISIPNLSVVKPPTPVAASTIAAMPHPRIYLSPARLATIQARPSTDFARQRYEAGLNFFLAGLQEFPDVLSVEFEDQVYNPEGYIPTLALAYQLHKVDDPAMAAMAAGAAHTLTTNMAMGYANGLRNFDGDDGYNIRYDLAEMMLAYDWMYDQFTPAERSLLVNVATNWLNWYNTPGFPDNVTNGSPGPGFDVSTPTDNYYSGNLQGLTLTALATAGDNPTDDYLLGILRAKLTNEVPVLNDRTAGGDWPEGGNYGPYTVLEESLVNTALREVGEDWGADFDWLQSLPRGMLYMTAPDYSQTRSYGAFTSDYDHKTSPSMLAVLSTTTTQGAFASLIYSNMNANPTQDFGAEQNHSSDAFYEMIFATNATPPALGALPLSYFNTGTGRFFSRSSLTDPQGYFVSTENMSYAGDHYGADDGDVRLYHGTNVLVAPAAYAAPDNFNDDGELGTPAFSTYLVNGLGQEPALSRNNQNTFLGDNGIYSAMVMRFESSWPTNRYDDGIVDPANPLDYLIREVVHLRPGTLIVRDLHRRRHDTDALSAQFHIGLTNAVQNTTYGNQIGALHISTLYPAGVNVSYGEDHDLGGDLIGTLMQLQFASSTAPMELVTVFSETVSGMSYTNGVLKLSDGTSVSFGSDGTPTVSGVAAPTLSVTRVGNSLNITWPVAFSGWQLQENLDLTPGQWVNVVGTIPNDGVVFRATVLITRGTSFFYRLVH
- a CDS encoding Gfo/Idh/MocA family oxidoreductase, giving the protein MKNSLNRRSFIKHAAVAATAVSTARFLPRVNAQASSHLDKLNCVQIGCGGRGTAHIEEVIGRKHQVPYAFVDPDERQHRLVKLWLKKNNLDPEKSQFFTDYREMFDKIGKNVDAVFITAPNHHHATATTIALQTGKNVYCEKPLCHDIADARRLRLLAKDNPKLATQMGNQGHCMEGYRRLCEYIWSGAIGQVTETHSWTDRANGGVGPRPPILPVPAGMHWDAWIGPAPYRDFHSDLHPHEWHGWYDFGNGSIGNMGCHILDGVFWALKLEHPLSIEMEEVRGGSDERYPLGSRIRWDCPARGDMAAVKVYWYEGLNQTTTAMPQGSNKAAKGSARNIPPLLAELQKQYPDEQFDTDGTLYVGEKGVIYTGPYGDRMHIVPMEKMQSAAAVAKTLPRPKDIFSDFINTCLAGRADTSAPFEYGARLTEFSLLGNLAQHAGRGRKVEWDAANMKVANIPELNAWIGRAIRQGWRV